From the Desulfomonilia bacterium genome, one window contains:
- a CDS encoding PAS domain S-box protein, with translation MMKHVNYLKTYMIPFYVMLFLIAGYSVSLLNAGSPVTVKIGVLANEGEAECRKMWQPTMDYLAGRMPEYRFKLVPLGFDSIEKQVEKNRVDFIICNPAIYVNYEVKYGATRLLTLREKIGGKIVTNYGGVIFTRKDRADIRRLSDLKGKRFAAVDKESFGGWLIALYEFKKHKIDPQKEFAPLYFSGSHPGVVYDVRDGRADAGTVKTGMLEKMAEEKTIDLKDFHVFPRESRTDESPYPFLVSTDLFPGWTFARLKGTSEELAKEISKEFLDMPEDSAAAKAAGSAGWTVCLSYQPVHECLEAVNAPPYENFGNVSYKIAFKKLITPIAAIVAGLLGLIIMMIYIAWLNRRLKNSVINIRKESDQKELMQKELKESEERLRLINENSADIILSLDTNGVFTYVSPVWKKLLGSDRESITGLSFTKFVHPGDLDMLKESFIRVVVSAEHVEGVEFRVLHTNGTWRWFRMNASPIIDNEGKVEALAGVARDITESKRAEDEIKAAFDIIANADGFTMDELLQKTVNEAERLTGSEVAFFHFVEEDQKTISLQGWSDNTKKVCTASGKGGHYPVESAGVWVDCIYERKPVIHNDYAGLYHKKGLPEGHVPLVREAVVPIFIDDVIVGIIGVGNKAIDYDERDVHILSMLAKSAWSVIHRRKAEAELKENTELFKTIGDSALDALVVMDSNGNVTLFNPSAEKMFGYTEKEIMGKSVHDFLAPERYRKDFEAKFPEFKRTGRGDVIGKVVELVAINKYGTEFPVEISLAGFKKADQWMSVATIRDITVRKIIEDEYKKSEERYRSLVENINDVFYILDNEGNITYISPVIERLSKYKVADLIGKSFVPMIHPDDLPGLLESFGRLQKGQMEPSEFRIMDKDGTVIHVRTSSRPLYTDGKITGFTALMSNITERKLAEEALRESEQMFKSTLEDAPDGIYISDLTGNFILGNRRCEEIIGYKREELIGRNFLELNLLAEDELIKAAGLLQANIEGRSTGPDEFNLIRKDGSKIPVEINTSLIKRYGEAVALAFVRDITKRKQAEDAFKKSEEKFRTLVDNVPGIVYRCEANAPWRMLHINDVVFEITGRKAADFLEGKIKWADIIVPYDLEFVEKKVREGVEKNISYEIEYRISGADGGIKWVWEAGKCSYDEKGTPLYIDGVILDVTQRKIIEAELEYARDTAEAATRAKSEFLSNMSHEIRTPMNAIIGLTYLALQTGLTAKQREYLTRIHDSAGNLLGIINDILDFSKIEAGRIELENIEFSFDSMLAEISNIVSKQAEDKGIEYVFDIDSHIPAKLTGDPLRLKQVLINLTGNAIKFTEKGEVVLRAELVKKTAFNGETRARIKFIVSDTGIGLKPEEIERLFESFTQADSSITRRFGGTGLGLTISRKLVNLMGGEIEVESVYGRGSSFSFSVDFNVTKEWDDSMAIPSFIQGSRALIVDDNESVRDIMEAYLTRFGFTVTVASDGYQAIRILEEESIPFSLMLLDWKMPGLDGIQTLEKIRGDARISQVPPVIMVSGYTDEVDNLFAQEHGVSGFLKKPMSRSDLFDVIMEVMGQKSEKTDKMIRPSIDSEIFEKLKGGRVLLVEDNVINQQVASEILKSAGMLVKIAGNGKKALKALEEDSFDIVLMDVQMPEMDGIEATRIIRKDDKNRNLPIIAMTAHAMSGDRERFLEAGMNDHTPKPIDPESFFATLAKWINRQNTDGEISSDIVSIKESGTLPGKLEGIDVDNALKRIMGNKGLLREIILEFCTSFQDASEKVKSLVDVGKIGEAEALVHNIKGAAGNIGASRLYRIAAEYDDSLKKNRTGTFKKMHNKFAEELKKVLSNSVLLAEPSDVHDDKPVYISEKESMKFAMLVDTLESQLKESSFDSAETYDKIVSIGCKPLESEIRKLGIAINRFDFEAAIGLLMEIRKNIGVCRGEDKS, from the coding sequence ATGATGAAACATGTTAACTACCTGAAAACATACATGATACCTTTTTATGTTATGTTGTTTTTGATTGCCGGATATTCAGTGTCATTATTGAATGCAGGATCACCTGTCACGGTTAAAATCGGCGTACTGGCAAATGAAGGCGAGGCGGAATGCCGAAAAATGTGGCAGCCCACAATGGATTATCTGGCAGGCCGAATGCCGGAATACAGGTTTAAACTTGTCCCTCTAGGATTTGACTCGATTGAAAAACAGGTTGAAAAAAACAGGGTGGATTTCATTATCTGCAATCCAGCCATATATGTGAATTATGAGGTAAAATACGGTGCGACAAGGCTGCTCACATTAAGGGAAAAGATCGGCGGTAAAATCGTCACGAATTACGGAGGGGTTATATTCACCAGAAAGGATAGGGCTGACATAAGAAGACTTTCCGATCTGAAAGGAAAAAGATTTGCCGCGGTAGATAAGGAATCTTTCGGCGGATGGCTGATTGCGCTTTATGAATTTAAAAAACATAAGATCGATCCTCAAAAAGAATTCGCCCCGCTCTATTTTAGCGGATCTCATCCCGGGGTTGTCTATGATGTAAGGGACGGCCGGGCTGATGCAGGGACTGTAAAGACAGGCATGCTCGAAAAGATGGCGGAAGAGAAAACAATCGATCTCAAAGATTTCCATGTATTTCCTCGTGAATCCAGGACAGATGAATCACCTTATCCTTTTCTTGTAAGTACAGATCTTTTCCCGGGCTGGACTTTTGCCAGGCTTAAGGGAACTTCCGAAGAGCTTGCGAAAGAGATTTCAAAGGAATTCCTTGATATGCCGGAAGACAGCGCGGCTGCAAAAGCGGCAGGCTCGGCGGGATGGACTGTCTGCCTGAGTTATCAGCCTGTCCACGAATGTCTCGAAGCTGTCAACGCACCGCCCTATGAAAATTTTGGAAACGTGTCATATAAAATAGCCTTTAAAAAGCTCATTACACCGATTGCTGCAATAGTAGCCGGACTCCTGGGTTTAATCATAATGATGATTTATATTGCCTGGCTTAACCGCCGTTTGAAAAATTCTGTCATCAATATCAGGAAAGAATCTGATCAGAAGGAATTGATGCAGAAAGAGCTGAAAGAAAGCGAAGAACGATTGAGGCTCATAAATGAAAACTCGGCTGATATAATTCTCTCTCTGGATACTAACGGTGTTTTTACCTATGTATCCCCCGTCTGGAAAAAGCTGCTGGGAAGCGATAGGGAAAGCATTACAGGCCTGTCATTCACAAAGTTTGTTCATCCCGGAGACCTTGACATGCTCAAAGAGTCTTTTATCCGGGTGGTTGTTTCAGCCGAACATGTCGAGGGAGTTGAATTCAGAGTGCTGCATACAAACGGAACATGGAGATGGTTCAGGATGAACGCCTCCCCGATTATTGATAATGAAGGGAAAGTGGAGGCTCTGGCAGGGGTTGCTCGTGATATAACCGAAAGCAAACGGGCCGAGGATGAGATAAAGGCGGCATTTGACATTATTGCAAATGCAGACGGTTTCACGATGGATGAGCTTCTTCAAAAAACTGTCAACGAGGCGGAAAGGCTTACCGGAAGCGAGGTGGCATTTTTCCATTTCGTTGAAGAAGACCAGAAGACAATAAGTCTGCAGGGCTGGTCGGATAATACTAAGAAAGTTTGCACTGCGTCAGGAAAGGGCGGTCACTATCCTGTCGAATCAGCCGGCGTGTGGGTTGACTGCATATATGAGCGGAAACCAGTAATCCACAACGATTATGCAGGTCTTTACCATAAAAAGGGGCTTCCCGAAGGCCATGTCCCACTGGTGAGGGAAGCGGTCGTTCCGATCTTCATCGATGATGTAATTGTCGGAATAATCGGGGTGGGAAACAAAGCGATAGACTATGATGAAAGAGATGTACACATCCTTTCAATGCTGGCAAAGAGCGCATGGTCGGTAATTCACCGAAGAAAGGCCGAGGCTGAACTTAAGGAAAACACTGAACTGTTTAAAACAATCGGCGACAGCGCACTTGATGCTCTGGTAGTAATGGACAGTAATGGAAACGTGACACTGTTTAACCCGTCTGCCGAAAAAATGTTCGGATACACTGAAAAAGAAATCATGGGAAAATCCGTACATGATTTCCTGGCTCCCGAAAGATATCGGAAAGACTTTGAAGCTAAATTTCCTGAATTTAAGAGAACAGGCAGAGGAGATGTCATTGGCAAGGTAGTTGAGCTTGTCGCAATCAACAAATATGGGACCGAGTTCCCTGTGGAAATATCGCTGGCTGGATTCAAAAAGGCCGATCAATGGATGTCGGTTGCGACCATCCGCGACATCACCGTACGCAAAATAATTGAAGATGAATACAAGAAGAGTGAGGAGAGATACCGCTCACTTGTAGAGAATATAAATGATGTCTTTTATATATTGGATAACGAAGGCAATATAACATATATCAGCCCGGTCATCGAACGGCTGTCCAAGTACAAGGTGGCCGATTTGATTGGGAAGTCTTTTGTTCCGATGATTCACCCGGACGATCTGCCGGGACTGCTGGAAAGCTTTGGCAGGCTGCAAAAAGGCCAGATGGAACCATCTGAATTCCGCATTATGGATAAAGACGGCACTGTCATACATGTCCGCACATCCAGCCGTCCATTATACACTGACGGAAAGATAACGGGTTTTACAGCCCTCATGAGCAACATTACAGAAAGAAAGCTTGCCGAGGAGGCTTTACGTGAAAGTGAACAGATGTTCAAAAGCACGCTTGAGGATGCCCCTGACGGAATTTACATAAGCGATCTTACAGGGAACTTTATTCTGGGCAACCGCAGGTGTGAAGAGATTATCGGATATAAACGTGAAGAGCTTATTGGCAGAAATTTTCTGGAGTTGAATCTTCTGGCCGAAGACGAACTTATCAAGGCTGCAGGACTGCTTCAGGCGAATATTGAGGGCAGGTCCACGGGCCCCGACGAATTCAATCTGATTCGAAAAGATGGCAGCAAGATCCCCGTTGAGATCAATACGAGCTTGATAAAACGCTATGGGGAAGCAGTTGCGCTGGCCTTTGTAAGGGATATTACAAAACGGAAACAGGCGGAAGATGCCTTCAAAAAGAGTGAGGAAAAATTCAGGACGCTTGTAGACAATGTTCCTGGAATTGTTTACCGCTGTGAAGCCAATGCGCCCTGGCGAATGCTCCATATCAATGATGTTGTCTTTGAGATAACAGGGAGGAAAGCGGCGGATTTTCTGGAAGGAAAAATCAAATGGGCAGATATAATTGTCCCATATGACCTTGAGTTTGTAGAAAAGAAAGTTCGCGAGGGAGTCGAAAAGAATATTTCTTATGAGATCGAATACCGTATATCAGGAGCGGATGGCGGCATAAAATGGGTATGGGAAGCAGGGAAATGCTCCTATGATGAAAAAGGCACCCCTCTCTATATCGACGGTGTGATTTTAGATGTAACACAACGCAAGATAATAGAGGCTGAGCTTGAGTACGCACGGGATACTGCCGAGGCAGCCACCAGGGCCAAAAGTGAATTCCTGTCCAATATGAGCCACGAGATAAGGACTCCGATGAACGCCATAATTGGACTGACCTATCTTGCGCTTCAGACCGGACTGACAGCAAAGCAGCGCGAATACCTGACCAGGATTCATGATTCTGCAGGAAATCTGCTTGGAATAATCAATGATATCCTTGATTTTTCCAAGATCGAGGCGGGCAGGATCGAGCTGGAGAATATCGAATTCTCATTCGATTCCATGCTTGCTGAAATATCGAATATCGTAAGCAAACAGGCTGAAGACAAGGGGATTGAATATGTGTTCGACATAGATTCCCATATTCCGGCAAAGCTCACAGGAGACCCGTTGAGGCTGAAGCAGGTACTGATTAATCTTACCGGAAATGCGATTAAATTCACGGAAAAGGGTGAAGTCGTTCTCAGGGCCGAACTTGTTAAAAAGACGGCGTTCAACGGGGAGACGAGGGCCAGGATAAAATTCATTGTCAGTGACACGGGCATAGGGCTCAAGCCCGAAGAGATCGAGAGACTGTTTGAATCATTTACCCAGGCTGACAGTTCTATAACACGAAGATTCGGCGGTACAGGGCTTGGCCTGACCATCAGCAGGAAGCTTGTCAATCTTATGGGCGGTGAAATCGAGGTTGAAAGCGTCTACGGAAGAGGCAGTTCGTTTTCATTCTCTGTGGATTTCAATGTAACGAAAGAATGGGATGACAGCATGGCCATTCCTTCCTTCATACAGGGTTCAAGGGCTCTTATTGTAGACGACAATGAAAGCGTCAGGGATATAATGGAAGCCTATCTGACAAGGTTCGGTTTCACAGTGACGGTGGCATCTGACGGCTACCAGGCCATCAGAATTCTTGAAGAGGAGAGCATTCCCTTCAGTCTCATGCTTCTTGACTGGAAGATGCCGGGACTCGACGGGATTCAGACGCTGGAGAAGATAAGAGGGGATGCAAGGATTTCTCAAGTTCCGCCTGTGATAATGGTTTCAGGCTATACGGATGAAGTCGATAACCTGTTTGCACAGGAGCATGGTGTGAGCGGTTTTCTGAAAAAACCGATGTCACGTTCCGACCTTTTCGATGTGATCATGGAAGTAATGGGCCAGAAATCTGAAAAAACAGATAAGATGATACGGCCGTCGATTGACAGCGAAATCTTTGAGAAGTTGAAAGGAGGCAGGGTTCTGCTTGTCGAGGATAATGTCATAAATCAGCAGGTTGCATCTGAGATCCTGAAAAGCGCCGGGATGCTTGTCAAAATTGCCGGCAATGGAAAAAAAGCCTTGAAAGCGCTTGAAGAAGATTCCTTCGACATAGTGCTGATGGATGTTCAGATGCCTGAAATGGACGGAATAGAGGCAACGCGAATAATAAGGAAAGACGACAAAAACCGGAATCTGCCCATTATTGCAATGACTGCGCATGCAATGTCAGGAGACAGGGAGCGCTTTCTGGAAGCGGGAATGAACGATCACACGCCTAAGCCAATCGATCCGGAATCTTTCTTTGCCACCCTGGCAAAATGGATTAACAGACAGAATACTGACGGTGAAATCAGCAGCGATATTGTCAGTATCAAGGAGTCTGGTACATTACCCGGAAAGCTTGAAGGTATAGATGTCGATAATGCGCTTAAGCGTATTATGGGCAATAAAGGGCTTTTGAGAGAAATCATTCTTGAATTCTGTACGAGCTTTCAGGATGCCTCGGAAAAGGTAAAATCCCTGGTTGATGTCGGTAAAATAGGGGAGGCGGAAGCACTTGTACATAACATCAAAGGGGCGGCAGGGAATATTGGTGCTTCAAGGCTTTATAGAATAGCGGCTGAGTATGATGACAGTTTAAAAAAGAACAGGACAGGCACCTTTAAAAAAATGCACAACAAGTTTGCTGAAGAGCTTAAAAAGGTGCTTTCAAACTCAGTGCTGCTTGCCGAACCGTCGGATGTGCATGATGATAAGCCTGTTTATATAAGTGAAAAAGAAAGCATGAAATTTGCCATGCTGGTAGATACCCTTGAAAGTCAGCTTAAGGAAAGCAGTTTTGACAGCGCTGAAACATATGATAAGATTGTTTCCATCGGGTGCAAGCCGCTGGAAAGTGAAATCAGGAAGCTCGGTATCGCCATCAACAGATTCGATTTTGAAGCCGCTATCGGCCTGCTCATGGAAATCAGGAAAAACATTGGTGTCTGCAGAGGGGAGGATAAGTCATGA
- a CDS encoding diguanylate cyclase has product MKKILIVDDYPANIKVLGELLREKYEVLVATNGLKAVTLAREKAPDLILMDVMMPEMDGFSAASIIKKDKLTEEIPIIFITAKGETEDIVKGFEVGGQDYITKPFNPQELFARVNTHLELQQSKQALKDYALELEKVNNELKESNAMLEFMAWHDQLTGLPNRRYMRDQIKAEQNRSARSGKPFTLVMGDIDDFKRVNDTYGHETGDGVLKHISEIITASLRKQDLLSRWGGEEFLFLLPETDLDGAMIVSEKIRSSIEAEPYNFEDKSIRLTLTLGVAEFDEAQGIDGVIRRADDALYKGKKGTKNCVVAG; this is encoded by the coding sequence ATGAAAAAAATACTTATCGTTGACGATTATCCCGCCAATATAAAGGTTCTTGGCGAGCTTCTGAGAGAAAAATATGAAGTGCTTGTGGCCACAAATGGTTTGAAGGCGGTCACCTTGGCCAGAGAAAAGGCGCCCGACCTCATTCTCATGGATGTGATGATGCCGGAAATGGACGGCTTCAGCGCCGCTTCAATAATAAAAAAAGATAAGCTTACCGAAGAAATACCGATAATATTCATTACTGCAAAGGGTGAGACCGAAGATATTGTGAAGGGTTTTGAAGTCGGCGGACAGGATTATATAACAAAGCCGTTCAATCCGCAGGAACTTTTCGCCAGGGTGAATACGCACCTTGAACTTCAACAATCCAAGCAGGCACTGAAAGATTATGCGCTTGAACTGGAAAAAGTGAATAACGAGCTGAAGGAATCGAACGCCATGCTCGAATTTATGGCATGGCATGATCAGCTTACAGGCCTTCCGAACAGGAGATATATGAGGGACCAGATTAAAGCCGAGCAAAACAGGTCTGCCCGCAGCGGAAAGCCTTTTACGTTGGTTATGGGTGATATTGACGACTTCAAGCGTGTTAATGACACATACGGGCATGAGACGGGCGATGGTGTTCTGAAACATATTTCAGAAATCATCACGGCATCATTGAGGAAGCAGGACTTATTGAGCCGATGGGGGGGAGAAGAATTTCTTTTTCTTCTGCCTGAAACCGATTTGGATGGGGCCATGATCGTATCGGAAAAGATACGGTCCAGTATTGAAGCGGAGCCGTATAATTTTGAGGACAAGTCAATTCGTCTTACCCTGACTCTCGGTGTTGCCGAATTCGATGAGGCTCAAGGGATTGACGGTGTTATAAGGCGTGCCGATGATGCCCTTTATAAGGGTAAAAAGGGTACTAAAAACTGTGTTGTAGCCGGATGA
- a CDS encoding response regulator — MNILIVEDKDENRYMLETLLKGNGYGVQSAANGAEALERLKSGNFDLIISDILMPVMDGFALCRKVKTDENLRHIPFIIYTATYTGEKDEEFAIKIGADRFVIKPCEPEDFIEIVHSVLAEVRDGDMILETAPIGEEEALKLYNERLVRKLEKRMLQLEREVQARQKAEETLRQSEEMYRSLYNSIRDAIAVSDTNRTIIDCNRAFVEMFGYSLEEISGKNILIIYENEEEFMRFGVELEKHVNNKTNFLYNANFKKKDGTIFPGEVNAYYLHNDDGTLTGFIGLIRDITERKQSEKIQKELESQLRQAQKMEAIGLLAGGVAHDFNNLLSIIIGYEEILLETTRKDHPYYEPMQQIYQAGLRAKDLTRQLLAFSRKQILEMKPENVNNIITGFEKLLRRLIGEDIKLVLELAPGPLTVKADSAQLEQVLMNLAVNARDAMPNGGILKIKTAVAELNNTQRDKTSELPPGSYVIITVSDTGCGIKNELMERIFEPFFTTKGNNKGTGLGLATSYGIIMQHGGKISVESELNKGTVFSIYLPLHPEDDGSKKIHPVKHPSPVSGLVTVMVVEDDSSVRKLACQILADQGYTVIESNDAKDAISRANLHSGPIHLVLTDVIMPGIKGPEAFEKIHERHPEARVLYMSGYTDSTIALIGSLKKGNQFIQKPFKVNELLEKCRQILNE, encoded by the coding sequence ATGAACATACTTATCGTAGAAGATAAAGACGAGAACCGGTATATGCTGGAAACCCTGCTCAAGGGGAACGGATATGGGGTACAATCGGCTGCAAACGGAGCTGAAGCATTGGAAAGGTTAAAATCAGGCAATTTCGATCTTATCATCAGCGATATTCTCATGCCTGTCATGGACGGTTTTGCATTATGCCGAAAGGTCAAGACAGACGAAAACCTGCGCCATATCCCGTTTATCATTTACACTGCCACCTACACCGGAGAAAAGGATGAAGAATTCGCCATCAAAATAGGTGCTGATCGTTTTGTTATCAAGCCCTGCGAACCGGAAGACTTTATTGAAATTGTCCATAGTGTCCTGGCAGAGGTCAGGGACGGCGATATGATTCTGGAAACTGCGCCGATTGGAGAAGAGGAAGCCCTTAAACTTTACAACGAAAGGCTCGTGAGAAAGCTTGAGAAAAGGATGCTTCAACTTGAAAGAGAGGTTCAGGCACGACAGAAGGCCGAGGAAACCTTGCGTCAAAGTGAAGAGATGTACAGATCATTGTACAATAGTATTCGTGATGCAATTGCAGTTTCAGACACAAACAGAACTATTATCGACTGCAACCGTGCATTTGTCGAGATGTTTGGCTATTCTCTTGAAGAAATATCAGGGAAGAATATTCTCATCATTTATGAAAATGAAGAAGAATTCATGCGCTTCGGCGTTGAACTTGAAAAACATGTTAATAATAAAACCAATTTTTTATATAATGCTAATTTCAAGAAAAAAGACGGTACAATATTCCCAGGTGAAGTCAATGCTTACTATCTTCATAATGATGATGGGACTCTTACAGGATTCATTGGACTAATACGAGATATCACGGAACGGAAACAATCGGAAAAAATACAGAAGGAGTTGGAATCTCAATTGCGCCAGGCCCAGAAGATGGAAGCAATAGGCCTTCTTGCAGGCGGTGTGGCTCACGATTTTAACAATCTGCTGTCCATTATCATTGGGTATGAAGAGATCCTGCTGGAAACCACAAGAAAGGACCATCCCTACTACGAGCCGATGCAGCAGATATATCAGGCAGGCCTTCGGGCCAAAGACCTTACCAGACAACTATTAGCCTTCAGCCGCAAACAGATCCTCGAAATGAAGCCTGAGAATGTCAACAATATCATAACCGGTTTCGAAAAGCTGTTGAGACGGTTGATAGGTGAAGACATCAAACTTGTTCTTGAACTGGCCCCCGGACCGCTCACAGTAAAGGCAGATTCCGCGCAATTGGAACAGGTTTTGATGAACCTGGCAGTCAATGCCCGTGACGCCATGCCCAATGGCGGGATACTGAAGATCAAGACGGCAGTTGCTGAATTGAATAATACTCAAAGAGACAAAACTTCCGAACTCCCGCCTGGAAGTTATGTAATAATAACAGTCAGCGATACCGGTTGTGGAATAAAGAATGAGTTAATGGAACGCATTTTTGAGCCATTTTTTACCACCAAAGGCAATAATAAAGGCACTGGTTTGGGACTTGCAACCTCATACGGCATAATCATGCAGCATGGAGGAAAAATTTCAGTTGAAAGCGAACTGAACAAAGGTACAGTATTCAGCATATATCTGCCGCTGCACCCAGAAGATGATGGAAGCAAGAAAATACATCCGGTTAAGCATCCATCGCCGGTATCAGGTTTGGTAACAGTGATGGTAGTAGAGGATGACTCGAGCGTTCGAAAGCTTGCATGCCAGATACTCGCTGACCAGGGTTATACGGTGATCGAATCAAATGACGCAAAGGATGCCATTAGCAGAGCCAACTTGCATTCAGGACCTATTCACCTAGTGCTGACCGATGTTATTATGCCGGGAATAAAGGGGCCCGAGGCCTTTGAAAAAATCCATGAAAGGCACCCGGAGGCCAGGGTATTGTATATGTCCGGATATACAGACAGCACGATTGCTTTAATCGGCTCACTGAAAAAAGGAAATCAGTTTATACAGAAACCTTTCAAGGTCAATGAATTGCTCGAAAAGTGCCGCCAAATACTTAACGAGTAA
- a CDS encoding response regulator yields the protein MTGTLLIIEDNAQNFYLMRFLLEKNGYTVIGAEDGRKGIEMALNHKPLAILLDIQLPEMDGYAVAAELIKHPEMKGVPIIAVTSYAMVGDKEKILAAGATGYIEKPIDPETFVAEIIRYLPEHSKNKEA from the coding sequence ATGACCGGAACGCTGTTAATCATTGAAGACAATGCACAGAATTTTTATCTCATGCGCTTTCTGCTGGAAAAGAACGGATATACGGTTATCGGCGCAGAAGACGGCAGGAAAGGTATCGAAATGGCCTTGAACCACAAGCCGCTTGCTATTCTTCTGGACATCCAGCTTCCCGAAATGGATGGATATGCCGTGGCCGCTGAACTTATAAAGCATCCCGAAATGAAAGGAGTACCAATTATTGCAGTTACCTCATACGCCATGGTTGGAGATAAAGAAAAAATCCTGGCCGCAGGCGCCACAGGTTACATCGAGAAGCCCATCGACCCGGAAACCTTTGTAGCCGAAATCATCCGATATCTGCCTGAACACAGTAAAAACAAAGAGGCATGA
- a CDS encoding ATP-binding protein, which yields MTLSKHNSDACQSRFIISIFTILSVFLFIITPSANADDRVVRVGVYENAPKVFTSDTGKPEGIFIDIIEYIAKIEGWKLQYIPGTWAEGLERLSRGEIDLMPDVAYTAEREKRFSFHKVPVLFSWSQVYAPKDSKIKAILDLNGKRIAILEGSVQKDTFDMLTHNFGLNITLISVPDYKTMFEKVARHEIDAGITNRFYGLMHAKKYGLEDTAIIFDPSTLFFAAPGNAQRQLLDAIDKNLLDMKSDPNSIYYASLKRWTSEEVHLKLPAWLKLLGLITGIMLIMSLIGTFILKHQVNVRTRELWQINNEMEQRIKERTAELAVAMEKAQEADRIKSAFLATMSHELRTPLNSIIGFTGIMLQGLAGPLNEEQRKQMTMVQTSSRHLLSLINDVLDISKIEAGQLDLSMTSFDLKQSIEKIVKLVSPLAEQKGLSLHVDISENVGTIISDQRRLEQVILNLLNNAIKFTEKGRVGISCGFDHDHCLLTVTDTGIGMRAEELADIFQPFHQIDTGLTRKHEGTGLGLSICKKLLDMMGGSIDVTSELGKGSTFTIRIPIKTGGLT from the coding sequence ATGACCTTGAGCAAACATAACAGTGACGCCTGTCAATCACGATTTATTATAAGTATTTTCACAATCTTATCTGTCTTTTTATTCATTATAACCCCATCAGCAAATGCGGATGACCGTGTCGTAAGGGTTGGCGTTTATGAAAATGCACCGAAGGTCTTCACCTCGGATACAGGTAAACCCGAAGGAATTTTTATTGATATCATCGAATATATTGCAAAGATCGAAGGCTGGAAACTGCAATATATACCAGGCACATGGGCGGAGGGATTGGAACGTCTATCCAGAGGGGAAATAGATCTCATGCCTGATGTGGCCTATACGGCTGAACGGGAAAAAAGATTCTCCTTTCACAAGGTGCCGGTCCTGTTCTCCTGGTCTCAGGTGTATGCACCCAAGGACAGCAAGATCAAGGCAATATTGGACCTGAACGGAAAGCGAATTGCCATCCTGGAGGGTTCTGTTCAGAAGGATACGTTTGACATGCTCACACATAACTTCGGGTTAAACATCACCTTGATTTCAGTGCCGGATTATAAAACCATGTTTGAAAAAGTTGCCAGACATGAAATAGACGCTGGTATCACCAACCGCTTCTACGGATTAATGCATGCAAAAAAGTACGGGCTTGAAGATACGGCAATTATTTTCGATCCTTCCACCCTCTTTTTCGCAGCACCCGGCAACGCACAAAGACAACTGCTGGATGCTATCGACAAGAATCTTTTAGATATGAAAAGCGACCCTAATTCTATTTATTATGCTTCGTTGAAGAGATGGACCTCGGAAGAGGTACATCTTAAACTGCCGGCATGGCTTAAACTTTTAGGGCTGATCACGGGCATTATGCTCATTATGAGTCTGATAGGTACATTCATTTTAAAGCATCAGGTGAATGTGCGTACCCGTGAACTATGGCAAATCAACAATGAAATGGAGCAGCGTATCAAAGAGCGTACAGCTGAACTGGCCGTGGCCATGGAAAAGGCCCAGGAGGCCGACCGGATCAAATCAGCCTTCCTGGCCACCATGTCACATGAATTGCGGACACCATTGAATTCCATTATCGGCTTTACCGGCATTATGCTCCAGGGTCTGGCCGGTCCCTTGAATGAAGAGCAGAGAAAACAGATGACCATGGTTCAAACCAGTTCACGCCACCTCTTATCACTGATCAACGATGTGCTTGATATTTCCAAAATCGAGGCCGGCCAATTGGATCTTTCCATGACATCTTTTGACCTGAAGCAATCTATTGAGAAAATAGTCAAACTGGTCTCACCGCTGGCCGAACAGAAGGGATTATCTCTGCATGTGGACATTTCAGAGAATGTCGGCACAATTATTTCTGATCAGCGCCGCCTTGAACAGGTCATCCTTAATCTGCTCAACAACGCCATTAAATTCACAGAGAAAGGACGAGTAGGCATTTCATGCGGATTCGATCACGATCATTGTCTGCTTACTGTAACAGACACAGGTATTGGCATGAGGGCAGAAGAGCTTGCCGATATATTTCAACCGTTTCACCAGATCGATACCGGCCTTACACGCAAACATGAAGGCACCGGACTCGGGCTCTCAATATGCAAAAAGCTCCTGGATATGATGGGCGGCTCCATTGATGTCACAAGCGAATTGGGAAAAGGCAGCACCTTTACCATACGCATTCCGATAAAGACAGGAGGTTTGACATGA